In Pectobacterium aroidearum, the following are encoded in one genomic region:
- the yieH gene encoding 6-phosphogluconate phosphatase, which yields MPRIECVFFDCDGTLVDSEVLCCQAYVNIFIPYGVNLSLEEVIKTYKGVKLYEIIARISQQHGLTVSVEDAERHFRQEVKRLFDESLQPIEGARELVQSITVPMAVVSNGPVSKMQHSLGLTQMLDLFGDHLYSGYDLKKWKPDPAVLYHAAEQLQLPIEHCILVEDSAAGVQAGIAAGIPVFYYCADPHNQPIHHPLVTMFDDMRELPQIWREKGWNITM from the coding sequence ATGCCCCGTATTGAATGCGTCTTCTTCGACTGTGATGGCACGCTGGTTGATAGCGAAGTGCTGTGTTGCCAGGCTTATGTGAATATCTTCATCCCGTATGGGGTGAACTTATCGCTGGAGGAGGTGATAAAAACCTACAAGGGCGTGAAGCTGTACGAGATTATTGCCCGCATCAGCCAGCAGCACGGTTTAACCGTATCGGTAGAAGATGCGGAGCGTCATTTCCGGCAAGAGGTGAAACGTCTTTTTGATGAATCTCTGCAACCTATCGAGGGCGCACGTGAGCTAGTGCAGTCCATCACCGTTCCGATGGCCGTGGTTTCCAACGGCCCGGTCAGTAAGATGCAGCATTCGCTCGGCCTGACGCAGATGCTTGATCTGTTTGGCGACCATCTCTACAGCGGCTACGATCTGAAAAAGTGGAAGCCCGATCCAGCGGTGCTGTATCACGCTGCCGAGCAGCTACAGCTTCCCATCGAGCACTGCATTCTGGTTGAAGATTCCGCCGCTGGCGTACAGGCTGGCATCGCGGCGGGTATTCCGGTGTTCTATTACTGTGCCGATCCCCACAACCAGCCGATTCATCACCCGCTGGTCACGATGTTCGACGATATGCGCGAACTGCCGCAAATCTGGCGCGAGAAAGGCTGGAATATCACGATGTAG
- a CDS encoding amino acid ABC transporter permease: MDFTVITDNLGYLMWGTFPEGPLGGAALTLLMSLLAGIASAVLGTILGVALAMSRGVWSALLAMVLGFFRAIPVIMLIFWTYFLLPIVFGVDIPEITTVVCALALIASAYLAHGVKAGIVAIGRGQWQAGLSLGLSRWQVLWQIVLPQALRMMVPSFINQWISLIKDTSLAYIVGVGELTFLATQVNNRSMVYPMEVFLFVALVYFVFCLSLELLANRVNARFNQQEKQPKRRLLWWRNKPA; this comes from the coding sequence ATGGATTTTACCGTTATCACCGATAACCTCGGCTATTTGATGTGGGGCACGTTCCCGGAGGGCCCGCTGGGCGGCGCGGCGCTGACGCTGCTGATGAGCCTGCTGGCGGGCATCGCGTCTGCCGTTTTGGGGACGATATTGGGCGTGGCGCTGGCGATGTCACGAGGCGTATGGAGCGCGCTGTTGGCGATGGTGCTAGGGTTTTTTCGGGCGATTCCCGTCATCATGCTGATTTTCTGGACCTACTTCCTGCTGCCGATCGTTTTTGGCGTTGATATCCCTGAAATCACTACGGTGGTGTGTGCGCTGGCGCTGATCGCCTCGGCGTATCTGGCGCATGGGGTGAAGGCGGGCATTGTCGCGATTGGACGCGGCCAGTGGCAGGCTGGGCTCTCGCTGGGATTAAGCCGCTGGCAGGTGCTGTGGCAGATTGTCCTGCCGCAGGCGCTGAGGATGATGGTGCCCTCCTTCATTAACCAGTGGATTTCCCTGATTAAAGACACCTCACTGGCCTACATTGTCGGCGTCGGCGAGCTGACGTTTCTCGCTACCCAGGTCAATAACCGCAGCATGGTTTATCCGATGGAAGTTTTCCTGTTTGTCGCGCTGGTCTACTTCGTGTTTTGCCTGTCGCTTGAACTGCTGGCTAACCGGGTTAACGCCCGTTTTAACCAGCAGGAAAAACAGCCGAAGCGCCGTTTGCTGTGGTGGCGGAATAAACCAGCCTGA
- a CDS encoding 4'-phosphopantetheinyl transferase superfamily protein: MTCHFVRWTSTEALPDLQRLPDRLISSTQGFSAKRRERYLKSRVLLAEMMFYFFGYPLLPTLLESPEGRPYFADPNMPNFSIGYAGNTIAILLSEEGSVGMDIEIVHVRPTNQAVPQMQAQTQAEQAWIDAQRDPLEAATQLCTIRQSLMKIPGVNSHPPNNLKLHPASGRLRSTCTPAVEVMSDVDDYLAWACAHIPTLNRLIMWKYTSTSGMRKSGEILQQQRQSLRYMKLTSHTIEKAISTASL; encoded by the coding sequence ATGACCTGCCATTTTGTCAGGTGGACAAGCACGGAAGCGCTTCCTGACTTACAAAGACTGCCCGATAGGCTCATCTCATCAACACAGGGTTTTTCAGCCAAACGCCGCGAGCGTTATCTGAAAAGTCGCGTGCTGCTGGCTGAGATGATGTTCTATTTTTTCGGCTATCCACTGTTACCCACACTACTGGAGTCCCCTGAAGGACGCCCTTATTTTGCCGATCCCAACATGCCCAATTTCAGCATCGGCTATGCAGGCAATACCATCGCTATTCTCCTGAGTGAAGAAGGGAGCGTGGGTATGGATATCGAAATCGTTCATGTCAGGCCAACAAATCAGGCTGTTCCACAGATGCAGGCGCAGACGCAGGCCGAACAAGCGTGGATCGATGCTCAGCGCGATCCGCTGGAAGCAGCAACGCAACTCTGCACCATTCGCCAGTCATTGATGAAAATCCCTGGCGTAAACAGCCATCCTCCCAATAACCTGAAACTCCACCCCGCCTCTGGCAGACTGCGTTCAACCTGCACCCCCGCCGTAGAAGTGATGAGCGATGTTGATGATTATCTTGCCTGGGCCTGCGCCCATATCCCTACACTTAACCGATTGATCATGTGGAAATATACATCGACATCGGGCATGAGAAAATCGGGAGAAATTCTACAGCAGCAGCGCCAGTCTTTGCGCTATATGAAATTAACCAGTCATACGATAGAAAAAGCCATCTCTACCGCCTCACTGTAG
- a CDS encoding 4Fe-4S dicluster domain-containing protein: MNQFVIAEAEKCIGCRTCEIACAVAHSGGQSAQLRPSHFFPRLKVVKSASVSVPVLCRQCENAPCASVCPNDALVRDRDSIQVIQSRCIGCKSCVVACPFGAINVVTKASNDEGETHLTQSEVHKCDLCADVAQSPSCVSVCPTSALRLVTADELRKQTLEKQRRSALGWPSH; this comes from the coding sequence ATGAATCAATTTGTTATCGCCGAAGCAGAAAAGTGTATCGGCTGCCGGACCTGTGAAATCGCCTGTGCGGTCGCCCATAGCGGAGGCCAAAGCGCGCAACTGCGGCCTTCTCACTTCTTTCCGCGCCTAAAAGTCGTTAAAAGCGCCAGCGTCAGCGTACCCGTTCTGTGCCGACAGTGTGAAAATGCGCCCTGCGCCAGCGTGTGTCCAAATGACGCGCTGGTGCGCGATCGGGACAGCATTCAGGTGATTCAGTCCCGCTGTATCGGCTGCAAAAGCTGTGTGGTCGCCTGTCCTTTCGGCGCCATTAATGTGGTGACAAAAGCGTCGAATGACGAAGGGGAAACGCACCTCACGCAAAGCGAGGTTCACAAATGTGATTTGTGCGCGGATGTCGCCCAGAGTCCCTCCTGCGTCAGCGTGTGTCCGACATCGGCGCTGCGATTAGTGACAGCGGATGAGTTGCGCAAGCAGACGCTGGAAAAACAGCGGCGTTCCGCACTGGGGTGGCCGAGCCATTAA
- a CDS encoding helix-turn-helix domain-containing protein, translated as MSDELTHRIGNTLKTLRQEKGWSLTRAAEETGVSKAMLGQIERGESSPTVATLWKIATGLNVAFSTFIQPTLAEEDVAYRSVASSAFREREAGMHVVPIFPFDKKLRFDMFVIELAAGASSTSSAHESGVIEHIIVLEGQLEMTVDGQTQLLSAGDALRFAADREHRYHNPADTTVRFHDLIHYPDKN; from the coding sequence ATGTCTGATGAGCTAACCCACCGTATTGGCAATACCCTGAAAACGTTGAGACAGGAGAAAGGCTGGAGCCTCACACGCGCGGCAGAAGAAACCGGCGTGAGCAAAGCGATGCTGGGTCAGATCGAGCGTGGCGAATCCAGCCCAACGGTCGCCACCCTGTGGAAAATTGCAACGGGACTGAATGTGGCGTTTTCCACCTTCATTCAACCGACGCTCGCCGAAGAAGACGTGGCGTATCGTTCGGTAGCAAGTTCAGCATTCAGGGAACGCGAAGCTGGTATGCACGTTGTGCCGATCTTCCCCTTCGATAAAAAACTGCGTTTTGATATGTTTGTTATTGAGCTGGCAGCGGGTGCCAGTAGCACCTCATCGGCGCATGAAAGCGGGGTGATCGAGCATATTATTGTGCTGGAGGGCCAACTGGAAATGACCGTTGATGGGCAGACGCAGTTATTATCCGCGGGGGATGCCCTGCGTTTTGCCGCCGACAGAGAACACCGCTACCACAACCCTGCCGATACTACTGTTCGCTTCCACGATCTGATTCACTATCCTGATAAAAATTAA
- a CDS encoding NCS2 family permease, which translates to MNKSQPGLATEQGLLERVFKLKQHGTTARTETIAGFTTFLTMVYIVFVNPQILGAAGMDTKAVFVTTCLIAAFGSILMGLLANLPVALAPAMGLNAFFAFVVVGAMGLPWQVAMGAIFWGAIGFLLLTIFQIRYWMIANIPLSLRLGIASGIGLFIAMMGLKNAGIIVPNPETLVTIGNLTSHSVLLGALGFFIIVALASRNIHAAVLISIVVTTSIGLLLGDVKFAGVFSMPPSVTSVVGQVDLAGALNLGMSGIIFSFMLVNLFDSSGTLIGVTDKAGLVDARGKFPRMKQALYVDSVSSVAGSFIGTSSVTAYIESSSGVSVGGRTGLTAVVVGLLFLLVIFLSPLAGMVPAYAAAGALIYVGVLMTSSLARVKWDDLTEAVPAFITAVMMPFSFSITEGIALGFISYCVMKLATGRWREISPCVVVVALLFLLKIVFIDAH; encoded by the coding sequence ATGAATAAATCACAACCCGGTCTTGCTACCGAGCAGGGCCTGCTGGAGCGCGTGTTTAAACTTAAACAACACGGCACGACAGCACGTACGGAAACGATTGCCGGTTTCACGACGTTTTTGACGATGGTCTACATCGTTTTTGTTAACCCGCAAATCCTGGGTGCGGCGGGGATGGATACCAAAGCGGTTTTTGTGACCACCTGCCTGATCGCAGCATTTGGTAGTATTTTGATGGGATTGCTGGCTAACCTGCCTGTGGCGCTGGCTCCGGCAATGGGGCTGAATGCGTTTTTCGCGTTTGTTGTCGTGGGGGCGATGGGGCTGCCATGGCAGGTTGCGATGGGTGCTATTTTCTGGGGCGCAATCGGTTTCCTGTTGCTGACCATCTTCCAGATTCGCTACTGGATGATCGCCAATATTCCGCTCAGTCTGCGTTTGGGGATCGCCAGCGGTATCGGGCTGTTCATTGCTATGATGGGCTTGAAAAATGCCGGTATTATCGTTCCTAACCCAGAAACACTGGTGACGATTGGCAATCTGACCTCACACAGCGTGCTGCTGGGCGCTCTGGGCTTTTTCATTATTGTGGCGCTGGCGTCACGTAATATTCACGCCGCGGTACTGATCTCGATCGTGGTAACCACCTCGATTGGCCTGCTGCTGGGCGATGTTAAATTTGCTGGCGTGTTCTCTATGCCACCGAGCGTAACGTCGGTGGTTGGTCAGGTTGATCTGGCTGGGGCGCTGAACCTCGGAATGTCCGGTATTATTTTCTCTTTCATGCTGGTTAACCTGTTTGACTCCTCCGGTACGCTGATTGGCGTGACGGATAAAGCCGGTCTGGTCGATGCGCGCGGTAAGTTCCCGCGTATGAAGCAGGCGCTGTATGTTGACAGCGTTAGCTCTGTGGCTGGTTCGTTTATCGGGACCTCCTCCGTTACGGCGTATATTGAAAGCTCTTCTGGCGTGTCCGTTGGTGGACGTACTGGCCTGACCGCAGTGGTGGTGGGTCTGCTGTTCCTGCTGGTGATCTTCCTGTCACCGCTGGCGGGTATGGTGCCTGCCTATGCGGCCGCTGGCGCACTGATTTACGTGGGTGTACTGATGACATCCAGCTTGGCGCGTGTGAAGTGGGATGACCTGACGGAAGCCGTTCCAGCCTTTATTACCGCGGTGATGATGCCGTTCAGCTTCTCGATTACCGAAGGGATCGCACTGGGTTTCATTTCCTACTGTGTGATGAAGTTAGCGACGGGACGCTGGCGTGAAATCAGCCCATGTGTGGTTGTGGTTGCGCTGCTGTTCCTGCTGAAAATCGTGTTTATCGACGCGCATTAA
- the phoU gene encoding phosphate signaling complex protein PhoU, translated as MDNLNLNKHISGQFNAELEHIRTQVLTMGGLVEQQLTDAITAMHNQDAQLAQQVIEGDSKVNMMEVAIDEACVRIIAKRQPTASDLRLVMAIIKTISELERIGDVADKICRTALEKFSHQHQPLLVSLESLGRHTVQMLHDVLDAFARMDLDEAIRIYREDKKVDKEYEGIVRQLMTHMMEDSRTIPSVLTALFCARSIERIGDRCQNICEFIFYFVKGQDFRHLGGDALEKLLAQKEKKEEE; from the coding sequence ATGGATAATCTGAATCTGAACAAACACATTTCCGGTCAGTTTAACGCCGAACTGGAACATATCCGCACGCAGGTCCTGACAATGGGCGGGCTGGTGGAGCAACAGCTGACTGACGCGATTACCGCGATGCATAATCAGGACGCGCAGCTGGCTCAGCAGGTCATTGAAGGCGATTCCAAAGTTAACATGATGGAAGTGGCGATCGATGAAGCCTGCGTGCGCATTATCGCGAAGCGTCAGCCTACTGCGAGCGACTTGCGTCTGGTGATGGCGATCATCAAAACCATCTCTGAACTGGAACGTATCGGTGACGTAGCGGATAAAATCTGTCGCACCGCGCTGGAGAAATTCTCCCATCAGCATCAGCCGCTGCTGGTTAGCCTGGAATCATTAGGGCGCCACACCGTGCAAATGCTGCATGACGTGCTGGATGCTTTTGCCCGTATGGATCTGGACGAAGCGATTCGTATTTATCGCGAAGACAAGAAAGTGGATAAAGAGTACGAAGGCATTGTGCGTCAACTGATGACTCACATGATGGAAGATTCCCGCACCATCCCAAGCGTACTGACCGCGCTGTTCTGCGCCCGTTCTATCGAGCGTATCGGTGACCGTTGCCAGAACATCTGCGAATTTATCTTCTACTTCGTTAAAGGTCAGGACTTCCGTCACCTCGGTGGCGATGCGCTGGAGAAGCTGCTGGCGCAGAAAGAGAAGAAAGAAGAAGAGTAA
- a CDS encoding benzoate/H(+) symporter BenE family transporter: MPVSFALKDVTFSAFIAGFVAVLVGYTSSAAIIFQAAEAAGASAAQIGGWLSVLGIAQGVASISLSLYYRAPILAAWSTPGAALLVTSLPGTSLNEAIGVFLFASALIFICGITGLFARLMNVIPQAISAAMLAGILLRFGADAFLSLQQDFWLAFTMCAIYLLSRRLIPRFAIVLTLFAGLLLALWRGQIAVSDSPLVFAVPEFITPHFSWASLLGVGIPFFIVTMASQNAPGFATLKAAGNQVPVSPLIAITALIALVLTPFGGFSVCIAAITAAICMGSDVHPDPKKRYLAAVAAGGFYLLAGVFGGSIGQLFTALPQPLIHAIAGLALLSTISGSLYRALLDEQQRDAAVVTFLITVSGLTLWGIGAAFWGLIGGMMTWLVLSGGKAALR, translated from the coding sequence ATGCCTGTGTCATTTGCGCTAAAAGATGTCACTTTTTCGGCCTTTATCGCCGGTTTTGTTGCGGTGCTGGTGGGCTACACCAGTTCGGCCGCCATCATTTTTCAGGCGGCGGAAGCCGCGGGTGCCAGTGCGGCGCAAATCGGCGGCTGGTTAAGCGTGCTGGGGATTGCGCAAGGGGTGGCGTCCATTAGCCTGTCGCTCTATTACCGCGCGCCGATACTGGCTGCCTGGTCAACGCCGGGAGCGGCGCTGCTGGTTACCAGTCTGCCGGGTACATCGCTCAATGAAGCGATTGGCGTGTTCCTGTTTGCTTCCGCGCTTATCTTTATCTGCGGGATCACCGGTCTTTTTGCCCGCCTGATGAATGTGATTCCACAGGCCATTTCTGCCGCGATGCTGGCGGGGATTTTGCTGCGCTTTGGTGCGGATGCCTTTCTTTCCCTGCAACAGGATTTCTGGCTGGCTTTCACGATGTGCGCGATCTATTTGCTCAGTCGTCGGCTGATCCCTCGCTTTGCCATTGTGTTAACGCTGTTCGCTGGCCTGTTGCTGGCTTTATGGCGTGGGCAAATTGCGGTTTCTGATTCGCCGCTGGTGTTTGCCGTACCGGAGTTTATTACGCCGCATTTTTCGTGGGCATCGCTGTTGGGCGTCGGTATTCCATTTTTCATTGTCACCATGGCGTCGCAGAACGCACCGGGCTTTGCCACGCTAAAAGCCGCTGGCAATCAGGTTCCCGTGTCGCCGCTGATTGCCATTACAGCATTAATCGCGCTGGTATTGACGCCGTTCGGTGGCTTTTCCGTTTGTATCGCCGCGATTACCGCCGCGATCTGTATGGGGTCGGATGTGCATCCCGATCCGAAAAAACGCTATCTTGCCGCCGTCGCCGCTGGTGGATTTTATCTGCTGGCGGGTGTTTTCGGTGGGTCTATCGGGCAGCTTTTCACGGCGCTGCCGCAGCCGCTGATTCACGCTATCGCCGGTTTGGCGCTGCTTAGCACCATTTCGGGTAGTTTGTATCGCGCTTTACTGGATGAACAACAGCGTGATGCGGCGGTGGTCACTTTCCTGATTACCGTTTCTGGATTAACGTTGTGGGGAATTGGCGCGGCGTTTTGGGGGCTGATTGGGGGGATGATGACCTGGCTGGTGCTGTCTGGGGGAAAAGCGGCGTTACGCTAA
- a CDS encoding VirK/YbjX family protein encodes MDITSTQSLGNTKTQFRAAFSLLLALATGKHKPDRRWESLQWRIKYTARVMLHPLLTMKWLSFIVDYPVQDIFRRDGNELYSKLQRPYLMASLPTDQTCTALMDHYRFIQTLPLHRQRLLYSQNGGGNVLASFQGKSDENYTLRLMTNDQMCKEGELSLQLENSEHVLAQMTFSILRIEGEMGLFIGGIQGPDAQTPHQVIQGATRDCHSLFPKRILLECLLNLAQGLNLAHVIAVSNETHIYKHWRYRSKKRHVFLADYNAFLFAHGGQPRPDGNIALPLSLPRKSEQDIPSRKRAEYRRRYALFDEVACQINDVLAGSLLRSINLSSRT; translated from the coding sequence ATGGACATTACTTCTACACAATCACTTGGAAATACGAAGACTCAGTTTCGGGCCGCATTTTCCCTGTTGCTGGCATTGGCAACGGGTAAACACAAGCCGGATCGGCGCTGGGAGAGTCTCCAATGGCGTATAAAATATACCGCCCGAGTGATGCTTCACCCGCTGCTGACCATGAAATGGCTCAGTTTTATCGTCGATTATCCCGTACAGGATATTTTTCGACGTGACGGCAATGAGCTTTATAGTAAGCTCCAGCGCCCCTACCTGATGGCGTCGCTACCGACAGATCAAACCTGTACGGCCTTAATGGATCATTACCGCTTTATTCAAACGTTGCCGTTACATCGCCAGCGCTTGTTATATAGCCAGAACGGGGGCGGTAACGTGCTGGCCAGTTTTCAGGGAAAAAGCGATGAAAATTACACGCTTCGCCTGATGACTAACGATCAAATGTGTAAGGAAGGCGAGCTCTCTCTACAGCTTGAGAACAGCGAGCACGTGCTGGCACAGATGACGTTCTCCATCCTGCGCATTGAAGGGGAAATGGGCCTGTTTATCGGTGGGATTCAGGGGCCGGATGCACAAACGCCGCATCAGGTTATTCAGGGCGCGACGCGAGATTGCCATAGTCTGTTTCCCAAACGTATTCTTCTGGAATGCCTGCTTAACCTGGCTCAAGGCCTTAATCTGGCGCACGTTATCGCGGTCAGTAACGAAACGCATATCTATAAACACTGGCGCTATCGCAGTAAGAAACGCCATGTTTTTCTGGCCGACTACAATGCGTTCCTCTTCGCCCACGGCGGTCAACCGCGACCTGATGGCAACATTGCGCTACCGCTATCTCTGCCGAGAAAGTCTGAACAGGACATTCCCAGCCGCAAGCGGGCAGAATACCGCCGACGCTATGCGCTCTTTGATGAGGTAGCCTGCCAGATTAATGACGTACTCGCCGGTAGTTTGCTGCGTTCCATCAATCTATCCAGCCGTACCTGA
- a CDS encoding ABC transporter substrate-binding protein: MKKQILTVTLLAGLASISGAAQADKLDDIQKAGVVKIAVFDSNPPFGYVDPQSKKLVGYDVDIAEAIGKALGVKVELRATNPANRIPLLSSQKVDLIAANFTITDERAKQVNFSIPYFATGQKFIARKGVLKTPEDIKTLRIGADKGTVQEITLREHYPTAKVISYDDTPLAFAALRNGNVQAITQDDAKLVGLLANVPDAQKAEFEISPFSITKEYQGVGIPKGEERLTAKINDTLINLEKQGEAKTIYDRWFGPSTKSAQPRGDFTFAPLDQQPKS; the protein is encoded by the coding sequence ATGAAAAAGCAGATTTTGACAGTGACTTTATTGGCCGGGTTGGCTTCCATTTCTGGTGCTGCACAGGCAGATAAATTAGATGACATTCAGAAGGCGGGCGTGGTGAAAATCGCTGTCTTCGACAGCAACCCGCCGTTTGGCTATGTCGATCCACAGAGTAAAAAACTGGTGGGCTATGACGTGGATATCGCCGAGGCGATTGGTAAGGCGCTGGGTGTGAAGGTTGAACTGCGCGCGACGAACCCGGCTAACCGCATTCCGTTGTTAAGCTCGCAGAAAGTCGATCTGATTGCCGCGAACTTCACCATTACGGATGAACGAGCCAAGCAGGTTAACTTTAGTATCCCTTACTTCGCGACCGGACAAAAATTCATCGCCCGTAAAGGCGTGCTGAAAACGCCGGAAGACATCAAAACGCTGCGTATCGGCGCGGATAAAGGCACCGTGCAGGAAATTACCCTGCGTGAACATTACCCGACAGCCAAAGTGATTTCCTACGACGATACGCCGCTGGCCTTCGCTGCGTTGCGTAACGGTAACGTTCAGGCCATCACGCAGGATGATGCCAAGTTAGTCGGCTTACTGGCTAATGTGCCAGATGCCCAGAAAGCGGAGTTTGAAATCTCTCCGTTCAGCATCACCAAAGAGTATCAGGGCGTCGGGATTCCGAAGGGCGAAGAGCGCCTGACAGCGAAGATTAACGACACGCTGATTAATCTGGAAAAACAGGGCGAAGCGAAGACGATCTACGATCGCTGGTTTGGGCCAAGCACGAAATCGGCTCAGCCGCGCGGCGACTTCACCTTTGCCCCGTTGGATCAGCAACCTAAATCCTGA
- a CDS encoding amino acid ABC transporter permease, translated as MDTALQSLESWLLAPQYLIWLWHGFLITLGISLSTIALSTVLGFLLAAARDSQVRVLSSVVVAYSSLFRNTPLLVQLFFWYFGAGQLFPSEMMQWLNTPHVISLLGMTLAWPSFEFLAGLAGLTLYSSAFIAEEIRAGIRGVARGQKYAAHALGLTGWQSMRYVVLPQALKIALPPLLGQYMNIVKNSSLTMAIGVAELSYASRQVETETLRTFQAFGVATVLYIVIIAVMEGWGMWRQQRSLAERH; from the coding sequence ATGGATACGGCGCTGCAATCGCTTGAGTCGTGGCTGTTGGCTCCTCAATACCTCATCTGGCTGTGGCACGGTTTCCTGATTACGCTGGGTATTTCCCTCAGTACGATCGCCTTGTCCACGGTGCTGGGCTTTCTGTTGGCAGCCGCCAGAGACAGTCAGGTTCGGGTGCTGAGCAGCGTCGTTGTCGCTTACAGCTCGCTATTCCGTAATACGCCGCTGCTGGTGCAGCTGTTTTTCTGGTATTTCGGTGCCGGTCAGCTTTTTCCCTCAGAGATGATGCAATGGCTGAACACTCCGCATGTTATTTCGCTGTTGGGCATGACGTTAGCGTGGCCCTCTTTTGAGTTTCTGGCGGGCTTGGCTGGGCTGACGCTCTACTCCAGCGCGTTTATTGCCGAGGAAATTCGCGCCGGTATTCGCGGTGTGGCGCGTGGGCAGAAGTACGCGGCGCATGCTCTGGGGTTAACCGGTTGGCAATCCATGCGCTATGTGGTGCTGCCGCAGGCGCTAAAAATTGCCCTGCCGCCGCTGCTTGGGCAATACATGAATATCGTTAAGAACTCGTCGTTGACGATGGCGATTGGCGTCGCTGAATTGTCCTACGCGTCGCGTCAGGTGGAGACGGAAACCTTACGTACTTTTCAGGCGTTTGGCGTGGCGACGGTGTTGTACATCGTGATTATTGCCGTGATGGAAGGCTGGGGCATGTGGCGTCAGCAGCGTAGTTTGGCGGAGAGACACTAA